A window of the Streptomyces finlayi genome harbors these coding sequences:
- a CDS encoding ThuA domain-containing protein produces the protein MQRTPHHRSGARRGVAAAVAAGALTASLLGGGAAGAGPYPEPADRATTLSLPSPPGGANVRVLVFHASAGEESPTVDAGIAAIEKIGLSGPVSGRFRTVATDDAGVFTDERQLGRYNAVVFLTRGDVLDPEQEAGLESYMEAGGGFLGIHDAARTEPYSDWFTGLVGARPAAGGPATAQRATVEIGDRQHPATKNLPLEWKRPDKWLNWTKNPSGDVHTVARVRESTYKPGASANGWDHPVSWCRDYDGGRSFYTGMGGTVDSFAETDFREHLRGALAWTSRISQADCKATINGNYRAERVTKPNQPGQNDQIGEPHGLVTAPDGRVFYIGRGGADSSAPVVIDWNNPDIGKGQGEIHVYDPATRKVTLAGALTVFGNKGGGDETVKVEEGLLGIELDPDFAENGWVYLHYTPHAKIDRDKRMAVRQVSRFTFDPATNKLDTASEKVLLQWPVQIHSCCHAGGGMAWDSKGNLYIATGDNNSSGSSGGYSGNNPAPNYKGVSYADARRTSGNTNNLNGKILRIHPEADGTYTLPDGNLFTGKEPDEGGGKTRGEIYVMGVRNPARISVDPATDTLYAGWVGPDAGAPSTTWGPAKYDTFAAITKAGNHGWPYCMGNKQPYRDRGLPDPSVPLGWYDCDAPRNESPNNDGLVKLPPVTSNTIWYSPQGGGIDYPRDADGVPSYRAEEQKQLLPWLKGGGQATMNGPVYRYDAASTSADKWPSYWDGKWFVGDFYDGDQPRHAVLTDPKTVGQGGLPTHAESLKKIIPVGADGIRNLMDWKFAPDGSLYVLDYGRGFFTSDSKSALWRVTYTGGGPTPAAADLARKAEVQ, from the coding sequence ATGCAGCGCACACCACATCACCGGTCCGGAGCACGACGAGGTGTCGCGGCGGCCGTGGCGGCCGGCGCACTGACCGCTTCCCTGCTCGGGGGCGGTGCCGCCGGCGCCGGGCCCTATCCGGAGCCGGCCGACCGGGCGACAACGTTGTCTCTGCCGTCGCCGCCCGGCGGCGCCAACGTCAGGGTGCTCGTCTTCCACGCCTCGGCGGGTGAGGAGTCCCCGACCGTCGACGCGGGTATCGCGGCGATCGAGAAGATCGGGCTCAGCGGCCCGGTCTCCGGCCGCTTCCGGACCGTCGCGACCGACGACGCGGGGGTCTTCACCGACGAGCGACAGCTCGGCCGGTACAACGCGGTCGTCTTCCTGACCCGGGGCGACGTCCTCGACCCGGAGCAGGAAGCGGGCCTGGAGTCGTACATGGAGGCGGGCGGAGGATTCCTCGGCATCCATGACGCGGCGCGCACCGAGCCGTACTCGGACTGGTTCACCGGCCTGGTCGGAGCACGGCCCGCGGCCGGCGGCCCGGCCACCGCCCAGCGCGCGACGGTCGAGATCGGTGACCGGCAGCACCCGGCGACCAAGAATCTGCCGCTGGAGTGGAAGCGGCCCGACAAGTGGCTGAACTGGACGAAGAACCCGTCCGGTGACGTGCACACCGTGGCCCGTGTCCGCGAGAGCACCTACAAGCCGGGCGCGAGCGCCAACGGCTGGGACCACCCGGTCTCCTGGTGCCGCGACTACGACGGCGGGCGTTCCTTCTACACGGGCATGGGCGGCACCGTCGACAGCTTCGCCGAGACGGACTTCCGCGAGCATCTGCGCGGCGCCCTCGCCTGGACCTCCCGCATCTCGCAGGCCGACTGCAAGGCCACCATCAACGGCAACTACCGGGCGGAGCGGGTCACCAAGCCCAACCAGCCCGGGCAGAACGACCAGATCGGCGAGCCGCACGGGCTGGTCACGGCCCCCGACGGCCGGGTCTTCTACATCGGCCGCGGCGGCGCCGACAGCAGTGCGCCGGTCGTCATCGACTGGAACAACCCCGACATCGGCAAGGGCCAGGGCGAGATCCACGTCTACGACCCCGCGACCAGGAAGGTCACCCTCGCCGGAGCGCTGACCGTCTTCGGCAACAAGGGCGGCGGCGACGAGACCGTCAAGGTCGAGGAAGGCCTCCTCGGGATCGAACTCGACCCGGACTTCGCGGAGAACGGCTGGGTGTATCTGCACTACACCCCGCACGCGAAGATCGACCGCGACAAGCGGATGGCGGTACGTCAGGTCTCCCGCTTCACCTTCGACCCGGCGACGAACAAGCTGGACACGGCGTCCGAGAAGGTGCTGCTCCAGTGGCCGGTCCAGATCCACAGCTGCTGCCACGCGGGCGGCGGGATGGCCTGGGACTCCAAGGGCAACCTGTACATCGCGACCGGTGACAACAACTCGTCCGGCTCCAGCGGTGGCTACTCCGGGAACAACCCGGCACCCAACTACAAGGGCGTGTCGTACGCCGACGCCCGGCGCACCTCGGGCAACACCAACAACCTCAACGGGAAAATCCTGCGCATCCACCCCGAGGCCGACGGCACGTACACCCTGCCCGACGGCAACCTCTTCACCGGCAAGGAGCCGGACGAGGGCGGCGGCAAGACCCGCGGCGAGATCTACGTGATGGGGGTGCGCAACCCGGCCAGGATCTCCGTCGACCCGGCGACCGACACGCTGTACGCGGGCTGGGTCGGCCCCGACGCCGGTGCGCCCAGTACCACCTGGGGTCCCGCCAAGTACGACACCTTCGCCGCCATCACCAAGGCCGGCAACCACGGCTGGCCGTACTGCATGGGCAACAAGCAGCCCTACCGCGACCGCGGCCTGCCCGATCCGTCCGTACCGCTCGGCTGGTACGACTGCGACGCACCCAGGAACGAGTCGCCGAACAACGACGGCCTGGTGAAGCTGCCCCCCGTCACGTCCAACACCATCTGGTACTCCCCCCAGGGCGGCGGCATCGACTACCCGCGCGACGCCGACGGTGTCCCGAGCTACAGGGCCGAGGAGCAGAAGCAGCTCCTGCCATGGCTCAAGGGCGGCGGCCAGGCCACGATGAACGGCCCGGTGTACCGGTACGACGCGGCGAGCACCAGCGCCGACAAGTGGCCCTCGTACTGGGACGGCAAGTGGTTCGTCGGTGACTTCTACGACGGTGACCAGCCCCGGCACGCGGTGCTCACCGACCCGAAGACGGTAGGTCAGGGCGGCCTGCCGACACATGCCGAGTCCCTGAAGAAGATCATTCCGGTGGGTGCCGACGGCATCCGCAACCTCATGGACTGGAAGTTCGCCCCGGACGGTTCGCTCTACGTCCTGGACTACGGGCGCGGCTTCTTCACCTCGGACTCCAAGTCCGCGCTGTGGCGCGTGACGTACACGGGCGGCGGGCCGACCCCGGCCGCCGCCGATCTGGCCAGGAAGGCGGAAGTCCAGTGA
- a CDS encoding WhiB family transcriptional regulator, which produces MLINTITDDVLAWRETALCAQTGPEFFFPAPGSSTREAKQLCNACEGRVACLEYALANDERFGVWGGLSEKERDRMRRGARDRA; this is translated from the coding sequence ATGCTGATCAACACCATCACCGACGACGTGCTCGCCTGGCGGGAGACGGCGCTGTGCGCGCAGACGGGGCCCGAGTTCTTCTTCCCGGCCCCGGGCAGTTCGACGCGCGAGGCCAAGCAGTTGTGCAACGCCTGCGAGGGCCGGGTCGCCTGTCTGGAGTACGCGCTCGCCAACGACGAGCGGTTCGGCGTCTGGGGCGGGCTCTCCGAGAAGGAGCGCGACCGGATGCGCAGAGGAGCGCGCGACCGGGCCTGA
- the ddaH gene encoding dimethylargininase codes for MPSTKALVRPVSPRLAEGLVTHIERAPVDHALAHEQWGRYTAALRENGWETVEVAAADDHPDGVFVEDTVVVFRNVALMARPGAESRRGETPAVEEALVGLGCSVNRIREPGTLDGGDVLKTGDTVYVGRGGRTNAEGVRQLRAAFEQLGARVVAVPVSKVLHLKSAVTALPDGTVVGYPPLVDEPSLFGRFLPVPEEAGAHVVLLGGGRLLMAASAPKSAELFSELGFEPVVVDISEYEKLEGCVTCLSVRVRDLHT; via the coding sequence CGAACGGGCACCGGTCGACCACGCCCTCGCCCATGAGCAGTGGGGCCGCTACACGGCCGCCCTGCGCGAGAACGGCTGGGAAACGGTCGAGGTGGCCGCAGCCGACGACCACCCGGACGGTGTATTCGTCGAGGACACCGTGGTGGTGTTCCGCAACGTCGCCCTGATGGCCCGGCCGGGAGCGGAATCCCGCAGGGGTGAGACACCCGCTGTCGAGGAGGCGCTGGTAGGGCTCGGCTGTTCGGTGAACCGGATCCGCGAGCCGGGCACGCTGGACGGCGGCGACGTTCTCAAGACCGGCGACACGGTCTACGTCGGGCGGGGCGGCCGGACGAACGCGGAGGGGGTGCGGCAGCTCAGGGCCGCCTTCGAACAGCTCGGAGCCCGGGTCGTGGCCGTACCGGTCAGCAAGGTCCTGCACCTCAAATCCGCCGTGACGGCACTCCCGGACGGCACGGTCGTCGGATATCCGCCCCTGGTCGACGAGCCCTCGCTCTTCGGCCGCTTCCTGCCGGTTCCGGAGGAGGCGGGCGCGCATGTGGTGCTGCTCGGCGGCGGGAGGCTGCTGATGGCGGCGAGCGCGCCCAAGTCCGCCGAGCTGTTCTCGGAGCTCGGTTTCGAACCGGTCGTGGTGGACATCAGCGAGTACGAGAAGCTCGAAGGCTGCGTGACCTGCCTTTCCGTACGCGTCCGCGACCTGCACACATAA
- a CDS encoding chitosanase, with protein MTRLFLFGAPFAIAASIVFGSDGDSSLPTAPPQAAEPAPAKQKAQDAEIAELPAGLAEPRMKEIASQLVASAESSTLDWRSRYGTIEDIGDGTGYTAGIVGFCSGTNDMLQLVEAFTEEHPDNPLAPFLPALRAVDGTDSHAGLDPGFTAAWKEAAADEAFRDAQEEFRDRLYFEPAVRLAKLDGLGTLGQFVYYDAMVLHGPGIEATGFYGIREAAMATADTAAEGGDESTYLHAFLDAGRSVIQARKTQRDTSRIDTAQRVFLRAGNLELRAPLVWQTYGETFRIPS; from the coding sequence GTGACGCGTCTCTTCCTCTTCGGGGCACCGTTCGCCATCGCCGCATCCATCGTGTTCGGCAGCGACGGCGACTCGTCGCTGCCCACGGCTCCGCCGCAGGCGGCGGAGCCCGCACCGGCCAAGCAGAAGGCGCAGGACGCGGAGATCGCGGAACTGCCCGCCGGGCTCGCGGAACCGCGGATGAAGGAGATCGCCTCGCAGCTGGTGGCCAGCGCGGAAAGCTCCACGCTGGACTGGCGCAGCCGGTACGGGACCATCGAGGACATCGGGGACGGCACCGGATACACGGCGGGCATCGTCGGCTTCTGTTCCGGGACGAACGACATGCTTCAGCTCGTCGAGGCCTTCACCGAGGAACACCCGGACAATCCGCTCGCCCCGTTCCTCCCCGCACTGCGCGCGGTGGACGGCACCGACTCGCACGCGGGCCTGGACCCGGGCTTCACCGCCGCGTGGAAGGAAGCCGCCGCGGACGAGGCGTTCCGTGACGCCCAGGAGGAGTTCCGGGACCGGCTGTACTTCGAGCCCGCGGTACGGCTCGCGAAGCTGGACGGGCTCGGCACGCTGGGGCAGTTCGTCTACTACGACGCGATGGTCCTGCACGGCCCGGGGATCGAGGCGACGGGCTTCTACGGAATCCGCGAGGCGGCTATGGCCACCGCGGACACGGCGGCCGAGGGCGGCGACGAGTCCACCTACCTCCACGCCTTCCTGGACGCGGGCAGATCGGTGATCCAGGCGAGGAAGACCCAGCGCGACACCTCTCGGATCGACACCGCGCAGCGCGTGTTCCTGCGCGCCGGCAATCTGGAGCTGCGGGCGCCTCTGGTGTGGCAGACGTACGGCGAGACCTTCCGCATCCCTTCCTGA
- a CDS encoding DEAD/DEAH box helicase has product MTEAGAAHTEAPTGRAARELFGRAERLLETARAVLADHGRAVDAVRGALDPLLDALVGRELAAIPVSRLKDVTEGRLRIGAVEEAGYGTVGQVHAASPYELRQIPGVGAQTADQALAAARQIAHAVRDTVSVRVDVDAPDEPTTALVVALNRLVEAGPDVRRACDAARGLVARLEPLLATAGPAGGRLRMLFTGRAARERARAAALCVRTAVAEAQERELPLLFGQVSVDLLRAPESAPGAWVDFELRSAEYYSLLAEMSGTGPDRDAAEGFLPAGIADRVRGLRLDDAHLRVSLRGYQSFGARFALAQKRVILGDEMGLGKTVQAIAALAHLTARGETHFLVVCPASVLINWTREIRARSTLRALPVHGPERREAFTEWCESGGVALTTFDALHTLPDAWGGAVRPGMLVVDEAHFVKNPATRRARSVAGWAERTERVLYLTGTPMENRVEEFRSLVRQLRPELAPAVSTTHGAAGSHAFRRAVAPAYLRRNQVDVLSELPALVQVDEWEEFSEEDLGVYREAVDSGQFMRMRRAAYARPATSAKLNRLCELVAEAESNGLKVVVFSYFREVLATVEEALGEGVFGPLSGTVPAARRQELVDGFGATEGHAVLLSQIQAGGVGLNMQAASVVILCEPQIKPTMEHQAVARAHRMGQIRTVQVHRLLATDSVDQRMLDILARKDRLFDSYARRSDVAEATPDAVDVSDGSLARRIVEEEQRRLAAER; this is encoded by the coding sequence ATGACTGAGGCCGGGGCGGCGCATACCGAGGCACCCACGGGACGGGCCGCCCGGGAGCTGTTCGGCCGTGCGGAGCGGTTGCTGGAGACGGCCCGCGCGGTACTGGCCGATCACGGCCGGGCCGTCGACGCCGTGCGCGGCGCACTCGATCCGCTGCTGGACGCTCTGGTCGGGCGGGAGCTGGCGGCCATCCCCGTATCGCGGCTCAAGGACGTGACCGAGGGACGGCTGCGGATCGGCGCGGTCGAGGAGGCCGGTTACGGGACGGTCGGCCAGGTGCACGCGGCGAGCCCCTACGAGCTCCGGCAGATCCCCGGTGTCGGGGCGCAGACCGCCGACCAGGCGCTGGCCGCGGCCCGCCAGATCGCGCACGCGGTCCGTGACACCGTCTCGGTGCGCGTCGACGTGGACGCGCCGGACGAGCCTACGACCGCGCTGGTGGTGGCCCTGAACCGGCTGGTCGAGGCGGGTCCGGACGTCCGCCGGGCGTGCGACGCCGCACGTGGACTCGTCGCCCGCCTGGAACCCCTGCTGGCCACGGCCGGACCGGCCGGGGGCCGGCTGCGGATGCTGTTCACGGGCCGGGCGGCCCGCGAGCGGGCACGGGCCGCCGCCCTCTGCGTACGGACCGCCGTGGCCGAGGCGCAGGAGCGCGAACTGCCGCTGCTGTTCGGGCAGGTGTCGGTCGATCTGCTGCGGGCACCCGAGTCGGCGCCCGGAGCCTGGGTCGACTTCGAGCTGCGGTCCGCCGAGTACTACAGCCTGCTGGCCGAGATGTCGGGCACCGGGCCCGACCGGGACGCCGCCGAGGGCTTCCTCCCGGCGGGGATCGCGGACCGGGTACGCGGCCTGCGGCTCGACGACGCGCATCTAAGGGTCTCGCTGCGCGGTTACCAGTCCTTCGGCGCGCGGTTCGCGCTGGCGCAGAAGCGGGTGATCCTCGGCGACGAGATGGGCCTCGGCAAGACGGTCCAGGCCATCGCGGCGCTCGCCCATCTCACCGCGCGGGGCGAGACGCACTTCCTGGTGGTGTGCCCGGCGAGCGTCCTGATCAACTGGACGCGGGAGATCCGCGCCCGCTCCACGCTGCGCGCGCTCCCGGTGCACGGTCCGGAGCGGCGTGAGGCGTTCACCGAATGGTGCGAGAGCGGTGGGGTCGCGCTCACCACCTTCGACGCCCTGCACACCCTGCCGGACGCCTGGGGCGGGGCGGTGCGGCCGGGGATGCTCGTGGTGGACGAGGCCCACTTCGTCAAGAACCCGGCGACCCGCCGGGCCCGGAGCGTGGCCGGCTGGGCGGAGCGCACCGAGCGGGTCCTGTATCTGACCGGCACTCCGATGGAGAACCGGGTCGAGGAGTTCCGCAGCCTCGTCCGACAGCTCCGGCCCGAACTGGCCCCCGCCGTCTCCACGACCCACGGCGCCGCCGGTTCGCACGCCTTCCGCAGAGCCGTCGCCCCCGCCTACCTGCGACGCAACCAGGTGGACGTGCTGAGCGAACTCCCCGCACTGGTCCAGGTGGACGAGTGGGAGGAGTTCAGCGAGGAGGACCTCGGCGTGTACCGCGAGGCCGTGGACTCCGGGCAGTTCATGCGGATGCGCCGCGCCGCGTACGCGCGGCCCGCCACCTCCGCGAAGCTGAACCGGCTGTGCGAGCTGGTCGCGGAGGCGGAGAGCAACGGGCTCAAAGTGGTGGTGTTCTCGTACTTCCGCGAGGTCCTGGCCACGGTCGAGGAGGCTCTGGGCGAAGGCGTGTTCGGTCCACTGTCCGGCACTGTGCCGGCCGCCCGCCGCCAGGAGCTGGTGGACGGGTTCGGCGCGACGGAAGGGCACGCGGTCCTGCTCAGCCAGATCCAGGCCGGGGGTGTCGGACTGAACATGCAGGCGGCCTCGGTGGTCATCCTGTGCGAACCGCAGATCAAACCGACGATGGAGCACCAGGCCGTGGCCCGGGCCCACCGTATGGGCCAGATACGCACGGTCCAGGTGCACCGGCTCCTCGCGACCGACAGCGTCGACCAGCGCATGCTGGACATTCTGGCGCGCAAGGACCGGCTCTTCGACTCGTACGCGCGGCGCAGCGATGTCGCCGAGGCGACGCCCGATGCCGTCGACGTGTCGGACGGGTCGCTCGCCCGGCGCATCGTCGAGGAGGAACAGCGCCGACTGGCCGCGGAGCGCTGA
- a CDS encoding VOC family protein produces MLNPSFVTGVPNWIDLGTPDLDGATAFYRGLFGWELVPGGPDTGEYGMYTLNGQAAAGVMTVPEDQAKSAWSVYFQSPDASASAKAVAKAGGNVLFEPMDVREFGRMAGFTDNEGAYFGVWQPGTNTGLGVIQEPGSLLWSELHTPDVSAAAAFFQTLFGWEADEMSLPGHPYTTVRPSGGSRESAFGGLVRLGDVRPEADQGPHWLPYFTVEDCDAASAEAERLGGSVTVAPQDIEGVGRVAHLADPFGAAFAVIRPGPMPRE; encoded by the coding sequence ATGCTCAACCCCAGCTTTGTCACAGGAGTCCCCAACTGGATCGATCTGGGCACGCCCGACCTGGACGGGGCCACCGCGTTCTACCGCGGCCTCTTCGGCTGGGAACTGGTGCCCGGTGGCCCCGACACAGGCGAGTACGGGATGTACACGCTGAACGGGCAAGCGGCCGCGGGCGTGATGACCGTGCCGGAGGACCAGGCGAAGTCCGCCTGGTCGGTCTACTTCCAGTCGCCCGACGCCTCCGCCTCCGCCAAGGCCGTGGCGAAAGCAGGCGGCAACGTACTCTTCGAGCCGATGGACGTGCGCGAATTCGGGCGGATGGCCGGCTTCACGGACAACGAGGGGGCCTACTTCGGTGTCTGGCAGCCGGGGACCAACACCGGCCTGGGCGTCATCCAGGAACCGGGCTCCCTGCTCTGGTCGGAGCTGCACACCCCCGACGTGTCGGCGGCAGCCGCGTTCTTCCAGACCCTCTTCGGCTGGGAGGCCGACGAGATGAGTCTTCCCGGCCACCCGTACACCACGGTCAGACCGTCGGGCGGCAGCCGGGAGTCCGCGTTCGGCGGACTCGTCCGGCTGGGCGATGTGCGGCCCGAGGCCGACCAGGGTCCGCACTGGCTGCCGTACTTCACGGTGGAGGACTGTGACGCGGCGTCGGCGGAGGCCGAACGGCTGGGCGGCAGCGTGACCGTGGCGCCGCAGGACATCGAGGGCGTCGGCAGGGTCGCCCATCTCGCCGACCCGTTCGGCGCGGCGTTCGCCGTGATCCGGCCCGGACCGATGCCGCGGGAATAG
- a CDS encoding acyl-ACP desaturase, protein MTITSPHLGSSKAWTDAQLLYALEEVVEKELNRHLKVAKDWMPHEYVPFSDGRNFPGVFEDGQAWEAKQSKVTDIGKIALVVNLLTEDNLPSYHHEIASLFGRDGAWGTWVHRWTAEEGRHGIVMRDYLLTSRAVDPDKLEQFRMAHMAEGFESDNRHSMLHSVAYVAFQELATRVSHRNTGHQSGDPVCDRMLARIATDENLHMVFYRNLLGAAFELAPDLTMQSVRDVVVDFRMPGHGMPGFERAAAQMAIGEIYNMRIHHDDVIQPVLRYLKVLEIDGLGPEGLKAQEEIGLYMSGLDSEASKFDEKLAARKERMAARGK, encoded by the coding sequence GTGACGATCACCTCTCCCCATCTCGGCAGTTCGAAGGCGTGGACAGACGCCCAGCTGCTGTACGCACTGGAGGAGGTGGTGGAGAAGGAACTCAACCGCCATCTCAAGGTCGCCAAGGACTGGATGCCGCACGAGTACGTCCCGTTCTCCGACGGCCGCAACTTCCCCGGCGTCTTCGAGGACGGCCAGGCGTGGGAGGCCAAGCAGTCGAAGGTGACCGACATCGGCAAGATCGCCCTCGTCGTCAACCTGCTGACCGAGGACAACCTCCCCAGTTACCACCACGAGATCGCCTCCCTCTTCGGCCGCGACGGCGCCTGGGGCACCTGGGTGCACCGCTGGACCGCCGAAGAGGGCCGGCACGGCATCGTGATGCGTGACTACCTGCTCACCTCGCGTGCCGTCGACCCGGACAAGCTGGAGCAGTTCCGGATGGCGCACATGGCGGAGGGCTTCGAGTCCGACAACCGCCACTCGATGCTGCACTCCGTCGCGTACGTCGCGTTCCAGGAGCTGGCGACCCGCGTCTCCCACCGCAACACCGGCCACCAGTCGGGCGACCCGGTCTGTGACCGGATGCTCGCGCGGATCGCGACCGACGAGAACCTGCACATGGTGTTCTACCGCAACCTGCTGGGCGCGGCCTTCGAGCTCGCCCCGGATCTGACGATGCAGTCCGTGCGCGATGTCGTGGTCGACTTCCGGATGCCGGGACACGGTATGCCCGGCTTCGAGCGGGCCGCCGCGCAGATGGCGATCGGCGAGATCTACAACATGCGGATCCACCACGACGATGTCATCCAGCCCGTGCTGCGCTACCTCAAGGTCCTCGAGATCGACGGGCTGGGCCCGGAGGGTCTCAAGGCGCAGGAAGAGATCGGTCTGTACATGAGCGGCCTGGACAGCGAGGCGTCGAAGTTCGACGAGAAGCTGGCCGCCCGCAAGGAGCGGATGGCCGCACGCGGCAAGTGA
- a CDS encoding multicopper oxidase domain-containing protein: protein MDRRTFNRRVLAGGAAAAATGVTSLSLAGEAGSAETAPRTAPAGGEVRRIRMYAEKMPDGSLGYGFEKGKASVPGPLIELNEGDTLHIEFENTTDVDASLHVHGVDYDIASDGTRMNRSHVEPGGTRTYTWRTHAPGRRKDGTWRAGSAGYWHYHDHVVGTDHGTGGIRKGLYGPLVVRRRGDVLPDRTFTIVFNDMTINNKAAHLAPNFEATVGERVEVVMITHGEYYHTFHIHGHRWADNRTGALTGPDDPSRVIDTKICGPADSFGFQIIAGEHVGAGAWMYHCHVQSHSDMGMAGLLLVAKTDGTVPGYEPHHVAGAGTAAGEKADKAAGDDADSAEKHRH from the coding sequence ATGGACCGAAGGACCTTCAACCGGCGCGTGCTGGCGGGCGGTGCGGCAGCCGCGGCAACGGGGGTGACATCGTTGTCGCTGGCAGGTGAGGCCGGCTCCGCGGAGACCGCGCCCAGGACCGCCCCGGCCGGGGGCGAGGTGCGCCGGATCAGGATGTACGCCGAGAAGATGCCGGACGGCTCGCTCGGCTACGGCTTCGAGAAGGGCAAGGCGTCGGTCCCCGGGCCGCTCATCGAACTCAACGAGGGCGACACCCTGCACATCGAGTTCGAGAACACCACGGACGTCGACGCCAGCCTGCACGTCCACGGCGTCGACTACGACATCGCCAGCGACGGCACCCGGATGAACAGGTCCCACGTCGAACCGGGCGGCACCCGCACGTACACCTGGCGCACCCACGCCCCGGGCCGCCGGAAGGACGGCACCTGGCGGGCGGGCAGCGCCGGGTACTGGCACTACCACGATCACGTCGTCGGTACGGATCACGGCACCGGCGGCATCCGGAAGGGGCTGTACGGGCCCCTGGTCGTCCGCCGCAGGGGCGACGTCCTGCCGGACAGGACGTTCACGATCGTCTTCAACGACATGACGATCAACAACAAGGCGGCGCACCTCGCTCCGAACTTCGAGGCCACGGTCGGCGAGCGGGTCGAAGTGGTGATGATCACGCACGGCGAGTACTACCACACGTTCCATATCCACGGTCATCGCTGGGCCGACAACAGGACCGGGGCGCTCACCGGGCCCGACGACCCCAGCCGGGTGATCGACACGAAGATCTGCGGGCCCGCAGACTCCTTCGGCTTCCAGATCATCGCGGGCGAACACGTGGGAGCGGGGGCCTGGATGTACCACTGCCACGTCCAGAGCCACTCCGACATGGGCATGGCGGGACTGCTGCTGGTCGCCAAGACGGACGGCACGGTCCCGGGCTACGAACCGCACCACGTGGCCGGGGCCGGGACGGCGGCCGGGGAGAAGGCCGACAAGGCGGCCGGTGACGACGCGGACAGCGCGGAGAAGCACCGGCACTGA